In Phragmites australis chromosome 17, lpPhrAust1.1, whole genome shotgun sequence, the following are encoded in one genomic region:
- the LOC133896676 gene encoding L-type lectin-domain containing receptor kinase IX.1-like, which yields MGSTTHVFLLIYFLLVASHGALRTASLTFDFDFSNVSTFSLADFTIAGAAAFHGALFDLTANSYRAGLNFNVGRVAYAHPVPLRDNATGQMASFTTAFSFAINITDMNNKGDGMAFFLSQYPSALPPNSQGAALGLCTDYCVNKTAGEDRFVAVEFDTYNDTWDPSVTYDHMGIDVNSIVSVANISLPSFSLNGQMSAQVDYNSTTGVMNVKLQFDRSPKFHGATPTFNVTAKVDLGTALPEQVAIGFSAATGASIELHQLLSWSFSSITPGSSPSTGMSTGASTSWNSRMGLKVALGITSLVSLFLCTAVLALLRALRLKNLALAEIQLESEAQNKLMDEEFEKGSGPKRFEYSQLAVATRDFSEEEKLGEGGFGSVYRGFLKELDLDVAIKRVSRGSEQGRKEYTSEVKIITRLRHRNLVQLIGWCHEGRELLLVYELMPNGSLNTHLYNPIVLLTWPIRFKIVLGLGSALLYLHQEWEQCVVHRDVKPSNIMLDASFGAKLGDFGLARLVDHGRGSHTTNLAGTIGYMDPECLVAGRAGPESDVYSFGVVLLEITCGRPPVVPEQEDQGRARLVEWVWGLYGRGAVLEAADERMGGDFDGDEVERVMVVGLACAHPDCILRPSIRQAMSMLQREVTLPTLPAKMPTPQYL from the exons ATGGGCTCAACAACACACGTCTTCTTGCTGATCTACTTCTTGCTCGTCGCCAGTCATGGTGCCCTCCGCACCGCCTCCCTGACCTTCGACTTCGACTTCTCCAACGTTTCCACGTTCAGCCTAGCGGACTTCACgatcgccggcgccgccgcgttCCACGGTGCGCTCTTCGACCTCACGGCGAACTCGTACAGGGCCGGCCTAAACTTCAACGTCGGCCGGGTGGCGTACGCACACCCGGTGCCGCTCCGGGACAACGCCACGGGCCAGATGGCCAGCTTCACCACCGCCTTCTCCTTCGCCATCAACATCACCGACATGAACAACAAGGGCGATGGCATGGCCTTCTTTCTCAGCCAGTACCCGTCGGCGCTGCCGCCCAACTCGCAGGGTGCTGCTCTCGGCCTCTGCACCGACTACTGCGTCAACAAGACAGCCGGCGAGGACAGGTTCGTAGCCGTGGAGTTCGACACGTACAACGACACCTGGGACCCGAGCGTGACCTACGATCACATGGGCATCGACGTGAACTCGATCGTGTCCGTGGCCAACATCTCGTTGCCGAGCTTCAGCCTGAACGGGCAGATGAGCGCGCAAGTCGACTACAACAGCACCACCGGCGTGATGAACGTCAAGCTACAGTTCGACCGCAGTCCGAAGTTCCACGGCGCCACGCCAACCTTCAACGTTACCGCCAAGGTGGACCTCGGGACCGCACTGCCGGAGCAGGTCGCCATAGGGTTCTCGGCGGCGACCGGCGCATCTATTGAGTTGCACCAGTTGCTTTCTTGGTCCTTCAGCTCGATAACTCCGGGGAGCTCACCCAGCACAGGCATGAGTACAG GTGCTTCGACTTCATGGAATTCCAGAATGGGGCTAAAGGTTGCTCTGGGGATTACCAGCTTGGTATCCCTCTTCCTCTGTACAGCTGTTCTTGCTCTGCTCCGTGCATTGCGCCTTAAAAACTTGGCGTTAGCTGAGATACAACTAGAATCAGAAGCTCAAAACAAGCTCATGGATGAGGAGTTCGAGAAGGGCTCAGGGCCCAAGCGGTTCGAGTACAGCCAACTCGCCGTCGCAACCAGGGACTTCTCAGAGGAGGAGAAGCTCGGAGAAGGCGGCTTTGGCTCAGTTTACAGAGGATTCCTGAAAGAGCTAGACCTCGACGTTGCCATCAAACGAGTGTCGAGGGGTTCGGAGCAAGGGAGAAAAGAGTACACCTCTGAAGTGAAGATCATAACCCGGCTGAGGCATCGGAATCTTGTTCAGCTCATCGGATGGTGCCACGAGGGCAGGGAGCTCCTGCTGGTGTATGAACTCATGCCCAATGGCAGCCTCAACACCCATCTGTACAACCCAATTGTTCTCCTTACATGGCCAATCAG ATTCAAGATCGTGCTCGGGTTGGGGTCTGCGCTCCTGTATCTCCACCAGGAGTGGGAGCAGTGCGTCGTGCACAGGGACGTCAAGCCGAGCAACATCATGCTGGACGCGTCGTTCGGCGCCAAGCTCGGTGACTTCGGCCTCGCGAGGCTCGTCGACCACGGCCGCGGCTCGCACACGACCAACCTCGCGGGCACCATCGGGTACATGGACCCAGAGTGCCTCGTGGCCGGCCGCGCGGGCCCGGAGTCGGACGTGTACAGTTTCGGCGTCGTGCTCCTCGAGATCACCTGCGGGCGGCCGCCGGTGGTGCCCGAGCAGGAGGACCAGGGCAGGGCGCGCCTCGTGGAGTGGGTCTGGGGCTTGTACGGACGGGGAGCCGTTCTCGAGGCCGCCGACGAGCGGATGGGCGGCGACTTTGACGGCGATGAGGTGGAGCGCGTGATGGTCGTCGGGCTCGCCTGCGCTCACCCAGATTGCATCCTGCGGCCGTCCATCAGGCAGGCCATGAGCATGCTGCAGCGTGAGGTGACGTTACCGACGCTACCTGCCAAGATGCCGACACCGCAGTATTTGTGA